GCGGCAACGGCCGTGCAGACGGGCCAGGCCCGTGCCGTGCTGGTGTTGAACCCGGAGATCACCAGCGGGCACCTGGACTACCGCGACCGCGACAGCCACTTCATCTTCGGCGACGCCTGCACGGCGATCGTCATCGAGGCCGCCGACACGGCCGTGTCCAAGCATCAGTTCAAGATCCTGGACATGAAGCTCAAGACGTCGTTCTCGAACAATATCCGCAACAACTTCGGCTTCCTCAACCGCGGCGACGAAGCGGGCATCGGCCAGCCGGACAAGCTGTTCAAGCAGCAGGGCCGGAAGGTCTTCAAGGATGTCTGCCCGATGGCCGCCGAGACGATCAAGAACGCCATCGCCAACGCGGGCCTGGACGTGCCGCAGGTGAGCCGCTACTGGCTGCACCAGGCCAACCTGAACATGAACCAGCTGATCGTGCGCATGATCCTGGGCCGCGACGCGACGGCCGAGGAAGCGCCGGTCATCCTGGACACGTACGCCAATACGTCGTCCGCCGGGTCCATCATCGCCTTCCACAAGCACCAGGACGACCTGCCGCGCGGCGCCTACGGCGTCATCTGTTCGTTCGGTGCCGGCTACTCGATCGGCAGCGTCGTCGTCGAAAAGCTGTAAGCGTCGTCGCTTGCAGGGCGGTTCGCCCGATCCGTTTATACTCGGTGACGGGATGGCAACCGCCGTTCCGTCACCGACGCCGGAAGGAACCCGCCCTGCATGCACCATGACGTCAGCCTGATCACCACCATCGCCGCGGCCCTGGGCCTCGGCCTCGTCTTCGGCTTCCTCGCCACCCGCTTCAAGCTGCCGGCGCTGGTCGGCTACCTGGCCGCAGGCGTCCTGCTCGGCCCCACCACACCCGGCTTCGTCGCGGACGCCCACCTGGCCGGCCAGCTGGCGGAGATCGGCGTCATGCTGATGATGTTCGGCGTCGGCCTGCATTTCTCGCTCGACGATCTATGGGAAGTACGCAAGGTGGCACTGCCGGGAGCGATCCTGCAGATCGGCGCGGCCACCGCCATGGGCATGGGGCTGGCGCACTGGTGGGGCTGGAGCCTGGGCGGCGGCCTGGTGTTCGGGCTGGCGCTGTCGGTCGCCAGCACCGTCGTGCTGCTGCGCGCGCTGGAGGAACGGGGCATTTTGGAATCGTTCAACGGCCGCATCGCCGTCGGCTGGCTGGTGGTCGAGGACCTCGTCACGGTACTGGTGCTGGTGCTGCTGCCGGCCATCGCGCCCTCGCTGGGCGGCGATACGACGGGCACGGACCCGGACGCCAGCCTGCTGAAAACCCTTGCCATCACGCTGGGCCAGGTGGCGATCTTCGTCGGCTTCATGCTTGTGGTCGGCCGCAAGCTGTTCCCCTGGATCCTGTGGCAAGTGGCGCGCACGGGCTCGCGCGAGCTGTTCACCTTGTGCGTCATCGCGGCGGCCGTCGGCATCGCGTATGCGTCCACCGCGCTGTTCGGCATCTCGTTCGCGCTGGGCGCCTTCTTTGCCGGCATGGTGCTGCGCGAGTCGGAACTGGCGCACCGCGCGGCGCAGGAATCGCTGCCGCTGCGGGACGCGTTCGCGGTGCTGTTCTTTGTCTCCGTCGGCATGCTGTTCGAGCCATCGATCCTCGTCGAACAGCCGCTGCGGGTGCTGGCGGTGCTGGCCATCATCGTGTTCGGCAAGTCGCTGGCCGCCTTCCTGCTCGTCGTCCTGTTGCGCTATCCGGCCCGCTCGGCCCTGATGGTGTCGGCCAGCCTGGCGCAGATCGGCGAGTTCTCGTTCATCCTGGCCGCCCTGGGTCTCTCGCTGAAGCTGATGCCGCAGGAGGGCCAGAGCCTGATCCTGGCGGGCGCGATCCTGTCGATCACGCTGAACCCGCTGATCTTCGCCGCCACGGGGCCGCTGGAACGGTGGCTGGGCAAGAACCGCGTGCTGGCCGCGAAGTTCGACCGCCCCGCCGACCCGCTGGCGGAACTGCCGATGACGACCGCCTCGACCAAGCTGGCCGGCCAGGTCGTCCTGGTCGGCTATGGCCGCGTGGGACGGCGCATCGCCGAGACGCTCAACAAGCACGGCGTCCACTACGTGGTGGCGGAACAGAACCGCGAAAAAGTCGACCAGCTGCGCCATGCGGGCGTGGCGGCCGTCGCAGGCAACGCGGGCGAACCGGCGGTACTGATCCAGGCCCATATCGCCAAGGCGCGCATGCTCGTCATCGCGACGCCCGACACCTTCCACGTGCGCAGCATGGTGGACATCGCCCGCACCCTGAACCCGGACATCCGCATCGTCGTGCGCACGCACAACGAAGAGGAAGCCGAACTGCTGCGCAACGAGCGGATGGGCAAGGTCTACGTAGGCGAAGAAGAACTCGCCAACGGCATGACGAAGTACGTGCTGGAGACGTTCAACGAACCGCACAGCGGCGGGCACTGAGCCGGCCGGCCCCTACAGCCCAGTTCGTGGCCCGGCCGTGGTGGTGGTGGTGGTTACAGGCTGGCGGCCAGCTCGGCGCCTTCGCGGATGGCGCGCTTGGCGTCCAGTTCCGCTGCCAGCGCGGCGCCGCCGATCTTGTGGTAGCGCGGGCCGCCGTGGGACGCTTCGCCTTCCTTCGGCATCAGCTCCACCTGGCTGTCCTGGCCCGCGCAGATGACGACGTTGTCGACCGCCAGCAGCCGTTCCTCGCCGCCCACTTCGATGTGCAGGCCCTGGTCGTCGATCTTCTTGTACGTCACGCCGGCCATCATGACGACGCCATTGCGCGCCAGCACGGCGCGGTGGACCCAGCCGGATGTCTTGCCCAGGCCGGCACCCGGCTTCGTGGTCTTGCGCTGCAGCAGGTACAGCTGGCGCACGGGCGCGGGCGTGGCCGGCGGCACCAGGCCGCCGCCCGTGCTCGCGTGCAGATCGACGCCCCACTCCGCCGTCCATGTCGCCAATGGCAGCGGCAACGGGTGACGGGTATCGTGCAGCAGGTACTCGCCCATGTCGAAACCGATGCCGCCCGCGCCGACGATCGCCACGCGCGCGCCCACCGGCTTCTTGTGCTGCAGCACGTCCAGGTAGCTCAGCACCTTCGGGTGGCCGATGCCGTCGATCGCCGGCATGCGCACCTTGATGCCGGTGGCGACGATGACGTCGTCGAAGCCCGCGAGGTCGTCACGCGCGACGCGGCGGCCCAGTTGCACGTTCACGCCCGTCAGCTGCAGCCTGCGGCCGAAGTAACGGATGGTCTCGGCGAACTCCTCCTTGCCCGGCACCTGCATCGCGATCTTGAACTGGCCGCCGATGCTGTCGGCGGCGTCGAACAGGGTGACGTCGTGGCCGCGCTCGGCCGCCACGGTCGCCGCCGACAAGCCAGCCGGCCCGGCGCCCACCACGGCCACTTTCCTCCGCGCGGCCGTCTTGCGGAACACCAGCTCCGTTTCATGGCAGGCGCGCGGATTGACGAGGCACGAGGCGCGCTTGTTGGAGAAGGTGTGGTCGAGGCAGGCCTGGTTGCAGGCGATGCACGTGTTGATCTCGTCGACGCGGCCCTCGGCCGCCTTGTTGACGAACTCCGGGTCGGCCAGGAACGGCCGCGCCATCGACACCATGTCCGCATCGCCGCGCGCGATGACGTCCTCCGCCTCGGCCGGCATATTGATCCGGTTCGACGCGACGACGGGAATGCCCACTTCGCGCCGCAGCCGGCCCGCGACCTGCGCGAACGCGGCGCGGGGCACGGACGTGACGATCGTCGGCACCCGCGCCTCGTGCCAGCCGATGCCCGTGTTCAGGATCGTCACGCCGGCCTGCTCCAGGGCGCGCGCAACGGTGACGACTTCTTCCCACGTGTTGCCGCCTTCGACGAGGTCCAGCAGGGAATGGCGGTACATGATGATGAAATCGGCGCCGACGGCCGCGCGCACGCGCCGCACGATCTCCACCGGCAGGCGCATGCGGTTCTCGATGGCGCCGCCCCAGCGGTCCGTGCGCAGGTTGGTGCGCGCGCACAGGAACTGGTTCAGCAGGTAGCCCTCGCTGCCCATCACCTCGATGCCGTCGTAGCCCGCCTTTTGCGCAAGGCGGGCCGTGCGCACGTAGGCGCGGATGGTGGCCTCGATGCCGGATTCGGTCAGCGCCTTGGGCTTGAAGGGCGAGATCGGCGACTTCCTGCCCGACGCCGACACGACGAACGGCTGGTAGCCGTAGCGCCCCGCGTGCAGGACCTGCAGCAGGATCTTGCCGCCTTCTTCATGCACGGCGCGCGTGACCTTGCGGTGGTTGAACACGTCGCCGGCGAAATTGAGCGTGCCGCCGAACGGCAGCAGCCAGCCTTGCCGGTTGGGCGAGATGCCGCCGGTGACGATCAGGCCGACGCCGCCACGCGCCCGCTCGCGATAGAACGCGGTTAGTTTGCCGTAGTTATAGAAGCGATCCTCTAATCCCGTGTGCATGGAACCCATCACGACGCGGTTGCGCAAGGTGGTGAATCCGAGGTCGAGCGGGGCCAACAGGTGGGGAAAAGTGGACATTGTCTGGTATTTGGGTCGTTTGTGCGCTGCCTAACGGTGGCCGCGTGCCGCGCTTGTATTCTGCCACCAGTTACCTTACGCTGGAAGAATGAAACGATTCCTGCTGTTACTTCTAATCGGTTGCACGGCACCTGCGCTGACGCTCGCGCAGACGCAACGCACCGACGTGCCGAAGCTGCAGGTCTCGGTCAAGCGCATCACGCAGGACGCGCTGCACATGTACGAAGTCGATGCCAACGGCACCGTGCAGGCGCCCTTGCCCACCGTCTGGCGCATCCTGACGGGCTACGACCGGATGGAGGAATTCGTGCCCGACCTCGTGTCGTGCCGGGTCCTGTCGCGCAATGGCAATGAGGTGATCATCGAGCAGTTCGGTACCGCCCGCTTCCTGTTCATGTCGCGCTCCATCCACCTGATCGTGCGCGCGACGGAACAGCCGATGTCCTCGATCGACATCGACCTGATCTCGGGCGACATGAAGCACTACGAATCGCGCTGGGAACTGGTGCCCGTGCCGGAGACGGGCGGTACCCGCGTCATCTACACGGGCCGCATGATGCCCAACTTCTACGTGCCCGGCATCCTGGGCACGAACATCATTCGCGGCGACATCGAACGCATGATGGGCGCCGTGCTGGCGCGCCTCGACAAGGGCGGCAGCAGCAAGGTGCCGGGGCCGGCGACGGAGCTGGCACGCCACCACGCGGCCGGCGCCATCGCCCCCTAGTCAGGAGGTAACCGTCACGACGGGTACCAGTCCGCGCCGCGCACTTCCGCGAACTGTTCCAGGCTGCCCACCCGGATCACGACCGGATTCATGCTGGCCTGGCTGTGCATCGGCCGCCAGGCGAACTTCCATTCCCGTTCGGCCGCATCGTGCGCGCCCATCGTAAAGGCGGCACCGAGGGCGGCGCGGGTACCGTATTCGACGGCGCCGTCGATACCGGCCCAGTTCGGCAGCGTGCGCTGGACGGCGCGGTGGATGCGCTCGCCGAATTCTTCCGTGTTGTGGATCACCAGGCAGCTGTCGGCACCGAAGTGCTCGAACAGGTCATGGCTCCAGGCCTGCGAGAACGACAGGGTGAGGAAACCGTTTTCCGGACGCAGCACGAACTGGCCCTGGGCCAGGGCCAGGTCCAGTTCGCTGCGGGGGCCGTAGCGGTGCAAGGTAGGGGGGCGTTGATAGTCGTGCATGATAAAGCGCTTACTCGTTGGTTTTGGGGGCCCGGCGCACGTGGCGCTGGGACCGCATGGCTGCGGAGGCAATGAAGATCTCGCGCAGCAGGAAGCCGAAGCTGGAAATCAGGCTGAACACGGCGGCCACGAACAGGCCCGCGATGTATTTCTCCAGCGTGATATTGGTCGTGTCGCCGATGAACAGCAAGGCGATGACGAGGCAGACGAACAGCCCGCACGCGGTGGACAGCGTGATGGCGTAGTTGATCAGGTGGGAACGGCGATACAGCACGTCCAGCTCGTTCAGGTAGCCGTCGTTGTAAGCGATGTCGAGCCGGTCCTCCAGCACCCGCGAGCGGTCGATGATGCGGGCCAGCCGGTTGATCAGTACCTGCAGGTTGGTGCAGACCCCGGTCAGCAGGAAAACGGGCGCGATGGCCAGTTGAATGATGTGGCCGATATCGCCCAGCTGAATGTTCATCACTTTGTTGTGCGCGTGTATTGAGTGTTCCCGATGCAGCAGTGTAGCAGGCCGCGCACGGCAGCCTGCAAACACCAAGATGTCAGCCGAAGCGGCCCTGGCGGCGGAATTGTTCCGTGGCGGCGACGAGCTCCCGGCTGATGCCCGTTTCCATGGCCGCGTGGCCCGCGTCCGGCACCATCACCACCTGGGAACCGGGCCAGCGCTTGTGCAGGCGCCAGGCCGAGAAAGGCGGGCAGATGACGTCATAGCGGCCCTGCACGATGACGGCCGGCAGGTGGGCAATACGGTCGACGTCGCGCAGCAGCTGGTCATCCTCGAAGAAACCGAGGTTGGCCATGTAGTGCGCTTCCAGCCGGCCCAGGCCCAGGTCGACGGTGTCGCAGGCCGGTTCGTCCGGCTGCGGCATCAGGAACACGCGGCGGCCCTCGAAGCGGCTCCATGCGCGCACGGCCGGCCAGTACACCTCCGGGTCCGGGTCCATGATGCGCTTGTAGTAGGCCTGCAGCAGGTCGCCCCGCTCCTCGTACGGCACGCCCGCGGCGAATTCCTCGTGGATCTCGGGGTGGAACCACTGTGCGCCATCCATGAACCAGTCGATTTCCAGCGCCGTGCACAGGAAGATGCCGCGCAGGACGAAGCCCAGGCAGCGCTCGGGATGAGCCTGGCCATACGCCAGCGCCAGCGTCGAGCCCCACGAGCCGCCGAACACCAGCCATTGCTCGATGCCGAACAGGGCACGCAGCCGTTCGATGTCCTCGATCAGGAGCTGGGTCGTGTTGTTGCGTGTTTCGCCCAGCGGCTGCGACTTGCCGGCGCCGCGCTGGTCGAACAGGATCACGCGGTAGTGGCGCGGATCGAAGAAGCGCCGGTGCTGCGGCGAGATGCCGGCACCCGGCCCGCCGTGCAGGAACAGCACGGGAATGCCCTGCGGATTGCCCACTTCTTCCCAGTAGATCGTGTGCAGCTCGTCGACGGCCAGCGTGCCGCTTTGCAGCGGGGCCACAGGGGGGAACAGGTAGGCGGACGGATCGGACATGGCGCTCTCGCAGGCTATCGGAGCACCGATTGTAACGGTTTTGCCGGACCGCTCAGAAGAACGTGTTGACGGCCCCGGTGACGCGGTAATCGTCCTCCACCAGCAGCAGCACGGACCACTTGTCGAACGTCGTGCACGGGTGCGAGATACCGCAGCCTACCAGGTCGCCCACGCACAGCTGGTCCGCTTCGCCCTCCGGCAGGCGCAGGTAGGCATGCTGGTCGTTCATCTTCTCGATGCGCCAGCCGTCGTCCAGCGCCACCGGTCCGTCGCTGCCGGGACGATGCCGCAACAGCGCGCGCGGCAGGCCCAGGTCGAACGACGCGTCGCGCTTGCCCATGCCCAGGATCGCCAGCGTGGGTTCCGGTCGCGACAGTACCGTGCTCCACACTTCCAGCGCGGGAACCAGGCCGACGGCACCGCCCGCGCGCTCGTCCAGCTCGCGCGTCAGGTCAAAATAATGGCCATGGTCGTTGGTCAGGTAGCAGCCGCTGCGCAGGATCGTCAGCACCGGACGCGATGTGTCCGCCACGCCGCCGAAACGCTGCGCCACCTGGTCGAAATAGGACGAGCCGCCTGCCGACAGCAGGATCTGCGGCCCCGTGAACAATCCTTCGTCGTCGCACCGACTTACCAGCGCCGTCATCCCCTGCAGGAATGTTTCGACGCGTTCCAGGTCGGCCGCGCGGTCGTTGCTGACCAGGAGGCCCTCATAGCCTTCGATGCCCGCCAGTTGCAGGCCGGGTGCCGCCGCGATGGCGCGTGCCACGGCCACCGCTTCCTCGGCCGTGCGGCAGCCGGCACGCTTGCCGGTCAAGCCCAGCTCGACCAGCAGCGGCAACGGCCGGCGCAGGCCGCTGGCAGCCACTGCTTGCGCCAGCCGCCGCACGCCCTCCAGCGAATCGGCCAGCGCGAACAGTTCGAAAGTGGGATCGTCCCGCAGCAGGTGCAGCAGCACGCGGATATCGCTGGCGGCCACCAGCTCGTTGGCCAGCAGCACGCGGCGCACGCCGAAGCGCGCCGCCACCTGCACCTGGGCGGCCGTGGCCAGCGTGATGCCCCAGGCGCCGTTGGCCAGCTGGGCGTCGAACAATTGCGGACTCATCGTGGTCTTGCCGTGCGGCGCCAGCAGCGCGCCGTGGCGCTCGCAAAATGTCCGCATCCACGCCAGGTTGTGACGCAGCGCGCTGGTCTTCAGGAGCGCGACAGGAAAGCCCGTGTCGCCTGCCAGCACGTTCCAGC
This is a stretch of genomic DNA from Pseudoduganella chitinolytica. It encodes these proteins:
- the ybaL gene encoding YbaL family putative K(+) efflux transporter; the encoded protein is MHHDVSLITTIAAALGLGLVFGFLATRFKLPALVGYLAAGVLLGPTTPGFVADAHLAGQLAEIGVMLMMFGVGLHFSLDDLWEVRKVALPGAILQIGAATAMGMGLAHWWGWSLGGGLVFGLALSVASTVVLLRALEERGILESFNGRIAVGWLVVEDLVTVLVLVLLPAIAPSLGGDTTGTDPDASLLKTLAITLGQVAIFVGFMLVVGRKLFPWILWQVARTGSRELFTLCVIAAAVGIAYASTALFGISFALGAFFAGMVLRESELAHRAAQESLPLRDAFAVLFFVSVGMLFEPSILVEQPLRVLAVLAIIVFGKSLAAFLLVVLLRYPARSALMVSASLAQIGEFSFILAALGLSLKLMPQEGQSLILAGAILSITLNPLIFAATGPLERWLGKNRVLAAKFDRPADPLAELPMTTASTKLAGQVVLVGYGRVGRRIAETLNKHGVHYVVAEQNREKVDQLRHAGVAAVAGNAGEPAVLIQAHIAKARMLVIATPDTFHVRSMVDIARTLNPDIRIVVRTHNEEEAELLRNERMGKVYVGEEELANGMTKYVLETFNEPHSGGH
- a CDS encoding alanine racemase, with protein sequence MTQLPTGGLALSQLDEQLLQPGVKGLALTAPLRQHMIGVQRWNVLAGDTGFPVALLKTSALRHNLAWMRTFCERHGALLAPHGKTTMSPQLFDAQLANGAWGITLATAAQVQVAARFGVRRVLLANELVAASDIRVLLHLLRDDPTFELFALADSLEGVRRLAQAVAASGLRRPLPLLVELGLTGKRAGCRTAEEAVAVARAIAAAPGLQLAGIEGYEGLLVSNDRAADLERVETFLQGMTALVSRCDDEGLFTGPQILLSAGGSSYFDQVAQRFGGVADTSRPVLTILRSGCYLTNDHGHYFDLTRELDERAGGAVGLVPALEVWSTVLSRPEPTLAILGMGKRDASFDLGLPRALLRHRPGSDGPVALDDGWRIEKMNDQHAYLRLPEGEADQLCVGDLVGCGISHPCTTFDKWSVLLLVEDDYRVTGAVNTFF
- a CDS encoding DUF2721 domain-containing protein gives rise to the protein MNIQLGDIGHIIQLAIAPVFLLTGVCTNLQVLINRLARIIDRSRVLEDRLDIAYNDGYLNELDVLYRRSHLINYAITLSTACGLFVCLVIALLFIGDTTNITLEKYIAGLFVAAVFSLISSFGFLLREIFIASAAMRSQRHVRRAPKTNE
- a CDS encoding NADPH-dependent 2,4-dienoyl-CoA reductase — translated: MSTFPHLLAPLDLGFTTLRNRVVMGSMHTGLEDRFYNYGKLTAFYRERARGGVGLIVTGGISPNRQGWLLPFGGTLNFAGDVFNHRKVTRAVHEEGGKILLQVLHAGRYGYQPFVVSASGRKSPISPFKPKALTESGIEATIRAYVRTARLAQKAGYDGIEVMGSEGYLLNQFLCARTNLRTDRWGGAIENRMRLPVEIVRRVRAAVGADFIIMYRHSLLDLVEGGNTWEEVVTVARALEQAGVTILNTGIGWHEARVPTIVTSVPRAAFAQVAGRLRREVGIPVVASNRINMPAEAEDVIARGDADMVSMARPFLADPEFVNKAAEGRVDEINTCIACNQACLDHTFSNKRASCLVNPRACHETELVFRKTAARRKVAVVGAGPAGLSAATVAAERGHDVTLFDAADSIGGQFKIAMQVPGKEEFAETIRYFGRRLQLTGVNVQLGRRVARDDLAGFDDVIVATGIKVRMPAIDGIGHPKVLSYLDVLQHKKPVGARVAIVGAGGIGFDMGEYLLHDTRHPLPLPLATWTAEWGVDLHASTGGGLVPPATPAPVRQLYLLQRKTTKPGAGLGKTSGWVHRAVLARNGVVMMAGVTYKKIDDQGLHIEVGGEERLLAVDNVVICAGQDSQVELMPKEGEASHGGPRYHKIGGAALAAELDAKRAIREGAELAASL
- a CDS encoding SRPBCC family protein codes for the protein MKRFLLLLLIGCTAPALTLAQTQRTDVPKLQVSVKRITQDALHMYEVDANGTVQAPLPTVWRILTGYDRMEEFVPDLVSCRVLSRNGNEVIIEQFGTARFLFMSRSIHLIVRATEQPMSSIDIDLISGDMKHYESRWELVPVPETGGTRVIYTGRMMPNFYVPGILGTNIIRGDIERMMGAVLARLDKGGSSKVPGPATELARHHAAGAIAP
- the pip gene encoding prolyl aminopeptidase, which gives rise to MSDPSAYLFPPVAPLQSGTLAVDELHTIYWEEVGNPQGIPVLFLHGGPGAGISPQHRRFFDPRHYRVILFDQRGAGKSQPLGETRNNTTQLLIEDIERLRALFGIEQWLVFGGSWGSTLALAYGQAHPERCLGFVLRGIFLCTALEIDWFMDGAQWFHPEIHEEFAAGVPYEERGDLLQAYYKRIMDPDPEVYWPAVRAWSRFEGRRVFLMPQPDEPACDTVDLGLGRLEAHYMANLGFFEDDQLLRDVDRIAHLPAVIVQGRYDVICPPFSAWRLHKRWPGSQVVMVPDAGHAAMETGISRELVAATEQFRRQGRFG
- a CDS encoding beta-ketoacyl-ACP synthase III, with the protein product MKQAVISGTGLYTPPHSISNEELVDSFNAYVELFNAENAAAIAAGTATALEPSSAAFIEKASGIKSRYVMNKDGVLDPKRMAPHYPERDNETLSLQAEMCVAAAQQALDRAGRTAADIDMVLVACSNMQRAYPAMAVEVQQALGIEGFGFDMNVACSSATFGIQTAATAVQTGQARAVLVLNPEITSGHLDYRDRDSHFIFGDACTAIVIEAADTAVSKHQFKILDMKLKTSFSNNIRNNFGFLNRGDEAGIGQPDKLFKQQGRKVFKDVCPMAAETIKNAIANAGLDVPQVSRYWLHQANLNMNQLIVRMILGRDATAEEAPVILDTYANTSSAGSIIAFHKHQDDLPRGAYGVICSFGAGYSIGSVVVEKL